In a single window of the Campylobacter hyointestinalis subsp. lawsonii genome:
- a CDS encoding ELM1/GtrOC1 family putative glycosyltransferase — protein sequence MNKALILSDDRVGHENQSIAFCKYLNLDYEIIKVSFKNRWLKAISYIFDLLGLKFKIFTSQTPTKNSYDVVVSAGSNTYYALKYYAKKLNAKSVAMMSVKGYKNDFDLMFVMSHDYKKNLKNALLVPVNLNYLSKNSFYTPTKKAIAFIIGGKNRNFDFDENLVFDEIKAICDKFPNYEKLITTSPRTPKKLEDKLMGLNFDFSVFYSQNKINPIADFLEFCDYVFITSDSTSMISQAVCNGKANIEIINYSPSKKENKYHKFIKNLETSGFLHVYNGNISNNSLKFDISKALKEVKL from the coding sequence ATGAATAAAGCCCTAATCTTAAGCGACGATAGAGTAGGACACGAAAATCAGTCGATCGCATTTTGCAAATATCTAAATTTAGACTATGAGATCATAAAGGTTTCTTTTAAAAACAGATGGCTAAAGGCGATCTCTTATATTTTTGATCTTTTAGGGCTGAAATTTAAAATATTTACATCACAAACTCCTACTAAAAATAGCTACGACGTAGTTGTTTCAGCAGGCTCAAATACGTATTATGCACTAAAATATTATGCAAAAAAACTAAACGCAAAAAGCGTCGCTATGATGAGCGTAAAAGGATATAAAAATGATTTTGATCTTATGTTTGTTATGAGCCACGACTACAAAAAAAATTTAAAAAACGCACTTCTTGTGCCAGTAAATTTAAACTATCTATCAAAAAATAGTTTCTATACACCAACAAAAAAGGCGATAGCTTTTATAATCGGCGGCAAAAATAGAAATTTTGACTTTGATGAGAATTTAGTTTTTGATGAGATCAAAGCTATTTGCGATAAATTTCCAAATTACGAAAAGCTCATTACCACATCTCCTCGCACACCAAAAAAGTTAGAAGATAAATTAATGGGTTTAAATTTCGACTTTAGTGTATTTTATTCGCAAAATAAAATTAATCCTATAGCTGATTTTTTAGAGTTTTGCGACTATGTATTTATAACATCAGACTCAACTTCAATGATAAGCCAAGCAGTCTGCAATGGTAAAGCAAACATAGAAATCATCAACTACTCACCTAGCAAAAAAGAAAATAAATATCATAAATTTATAAAAAATCTAGAAACTAGCGGATTTTTGCACGTCTATAACGGCAATATTTCTAATAACTCTTTGAAATTTGATATAAGCAAAGCATTAAAAGAGGTGAAATTATGA
- a CDS encoding DEAD/DEAH box helicase family protein, which translates to MAKQKKLNLNNAKIVLERVAKDEFKDVDLLSLSHEFSEFSADKKLYDYQSESLKNAFKVLFKFYNDFNGDKEKLYEIYKKYETPNLDKKLSENEILKPFYDDERGVISFANFINKMSFYMTMGSGKTIVIIKLIELLSKAMSENLIPKKNIMFFTANEHLLQKFKDEVELYNKSAKRQICVDSLKNYSSENSLFDEINVWAYRADLLSDDEKENKIDYANYLNNANNYIILDEAHKGEKKTSQKENSKRQNIFNIMSKNGFLFNFSATFVSDENKVTAICDISFAKWQQMGYGKRMLNFNDLNGYKTNSEFNEFERQKALLKAITLLALSKKLKIKGAYHNPMMVAFANSVNTDESDAKILFNTIKSVASKNLDDVFSVAKAELYDDLKKARFLISDNESSDDILGFKELSDEVYNIANSEILELVFYAKSGNLEAIYFENVGEIAFKLDTADKPFLLVKFGDIMPWIKEKLSDIKITRSFENKEYFKNINENSINILLGSRTFYEGWDSTRPNVMLFLNIGSGDAQKFLVQSLGRGLRVQSIGGARKRLNYIAISDNEKEKYKKSALMLESLFIFSTTKEGVEAIVNAQKELSKSVSKKSEIALSKNERITGEKRLFIPVYKPFKVALNEIDKDSTIKMSSQNKDYLTSITKNMKNALIALKYGITGRSKIDEIRGLVGQNKFGTDEKMDHKNSQNLMDKIARNLKINSEKFSEFKKLDDEIVHFKHIGVDDEYKDGLEAKIKSIRLIDENYKGVTIDPDFISHYFMPVLHSENKFAWISHIIDDESETKFLKHIKRLTPVLDSKYEWWFFSRNDESLDNIYVPYIKDAKGHKFHPDFIFWAQKGDTQKIVLLDPKGLVFSEWQHKIDGYKKIFDESKTYYKDGINLQIVCRVVNDTTDVPDEYKKWRIKFDEIASVF; encoded by the coding sequence ATGGCAAAACAAAAGAAACTAAATCTAAATAACGCTAAAATAGTGCTTGAAAGAGTAGCAAAAGATGAATTTAAAGATGTAGATCTACTAAGCCTTAGCCACGAGTTTAGCGAGTTTAGTGCGGATAAAAAACTATATGATTATCAAAGCGAGTCGCTAAAAAATGCCTTTAAAGTGCTTTTTAAATTTTATAATGATTTTAACGGCGATAAAGAAAAGCTATATGAAATTTATAAAAAATATGAAACGCCAAATTTAGACAAAAAGCTTAGCGAAAACGAGATATTAAAGCCATTTTACGATGACGAAAGAGGCGTGATAAGCTTTGCAAATTTTATAAATAAAATGAGCTTTTATATGACTATGGGTAGCGGTAAAACTATCGTAATAATAAAGCTAATAGAGCTACTTTCAAAGGCGATGAGTGAAAATCTAATCCCAAAGAAAAACATAATGTTTTTTACCGCAAATGAGCATTTACTGCAAAAATTTAAAGATGAAGTAGAGCTTTATAACAAGAGTGCAAAAAGGCAAATTTGTGTTGATAGCTTGAAAAATTACAGCAGTGAAAACTCACTATTTGATGAAATAAATGTATGGGCATATCGTGCGGACTTGCTAAGTGATGATGAGAAAGAAAATAAAATAGACTACGCAAACTATCTAAACAACGCCAATAACTATATAATCCTTGATGAAGCACACAAAGGCGAGAAAAAAACTAGCCAAAAAGAGAACTCAAAACGCCAAAATATCTTTAATATAATGAGCAAAAATGGCTTTTTGTTTAACTTTTCAGCGACATTTGTAAGTGATGAAAACAAAGTAACGGCGATATGCGATATAAGCTTTGCAAAGTGGCAGCAAATGGGCTATGGAAAAAGGATGCTAAATTTTAACGACCTTAATGGCTATAAAACAAATAGCGAATTTAATGAGTTTGAACGCCAAAAAGCCCTTTTAAAGGCTATCACACTATTAGCACTAAGTAAAAAACTAAAAATAAAAGGGGCGTATCATAATCCTATGATGGTAGCCTTTGCAAACTCTGTAAATACTGATGAGAGCGATGCAAAGATACTTTTTAACACGATAAAAAGCGTGGCAAGCAAAAACCTTGATGATGTTTTTAGCGTGGCAAAAGCAGAGCTTTATGATGATCTAAAAAAGGCAAGATTTTTAATAAGCGATAATGAAAGCAGTGATGATATCTTAGGCTTTAAAGAGCTAAGCGATGAAGTTTATAACATAGCAAATAGCGAAATTTTAGAGCTTGTATTTTATGCAAAAAGCGGAAACCTTGAAGCGATATACTTTGAAAATGTAGGCGAGATAGCATTTAAGCTTGATACTGCGGATAAACCGTTTTTGCTAGTCAAATTTGGCGATATAATGCCGTGGATAAAAGAAAAACTAAGCGATATAAAAATCACACGAAGTTTTGAAAACAAAGAGTATTTTAAAAATATCAATGAAAATAGCATAAATATCTTGCTTGGTTCGCGGACATTTTATGAGGGCTGGGATAGCACTAGACCAAATGTTATGTTGTTTTTAAACATAGGCTCAGGCGATGCACAGAAATTTTTAGTGCAAAGTCTTGGGCGTGGGCTAAGAGTGCAAAGCATTGGTGGAGCTAGAAAAAGGCTAAACTACATAGCCATAAGCGATAATGAAAAAGAAAAATATAAAAAATCAGCCTTGATGCTTGAGAGTCTTTTTATATTTTCTACTACAAAAGAGGGGGTAGAAGCGATAGTAAATGCACAAAAAGAGCTAAGCAAAAGTGTAAGCAAAAAAAGTGAAATAGCCCTAAGTAAAAACGAACGCATAACAGGCGAGAAAAGGCTATTTATCCCCGTTTATAAGCCTTTTAAAGTAGCTTTAAATGAGATAGATAAAGATAGCACCATAAAGATGAGTAGCCAAAATAAAGACTATCTCACAAGCATCACTAAAAATATGAAAAATGCTCTAATCGCTCTAAAATACGGCATAACTGGTAGATCAAAGATAGATGAGATAAGAGGGCTAGTGGGGCAAAACAAATTTGGCACTGATGAGAAAATGGATCATAAAAATAGCCAAAATCTAATGGATAAAATCGCACGAAATTTGAAGATAAATAGCGAGAAATTTAGTGAATTTAAAAAGCTTGATGATGAGATAGTGCATTTTAAACATATCGGCGTAGATGATGAGTATAAGGACGGATTAGAGGCTAAAATAAAATCAATAAGGCTAATAGATGAAAACTATAAAGGCGTAACGATAGATCCTGACTTTATCTCTCACTACTTTATGCCTGTTTTACATAGTGAAAATAAATTTGCGTGGATAAGTCACATCATAGACGATGAGAGTGAAACTAAATTTTTAAAACACATAAAAAGACTTACGCCAGTGCTTGATAGCAAGTATGAATGGTGGTTTTTTAGCCGAAATGATGAGAGTCTTGATAATATCTATGTGCCATATATCAAGGACGCAAAAGGGCATAAATTTCACCCTGATTTTATATTTTGGGCGCAAAAAGGCGATACGCAAAAGATAGTTTTGCTTGATCCAAAGGGACTTGTATTTAGCGAGTGGCAGCACAAGATAGATGGCTACAAAAAAATCTTTGATGAGAGCAAGACCTACTACAAAGATGGCATAAATTTGCAAATCGTATGCCGTGTGGTAAATGATACAACCGATGTGCCTGATGAGTATAAAAAATGGCGAATCAAATTTGATGAGATAGCAAGCGTGTTTTAA
- a CDS encoding NAD-dependent epimerase encodes MKILVTGTAGFIGFHLSRELAKRGDEVVGFDCINDYYDINLKYARLNELGIKRENIEENIAVGSSIYPNLSFIKADLSDLKTMKKLFEESSFDCIVNLAAQAGVRYSLINPHAYINSNILGFTNILECCRNYGVKNLVYASSSSVYGLNEKMPFSTHDSVNHPISLYAASKKSNELMAHTYSHLFGFSTTGLRFFTVYGEWGRPDMALFLFTKAALEGKTIDVYNYGKMKRDFTYVADIIKGIIKCVDNRALPNLAWDAKNPDPATSSAPYKIYNIGNNSPTSLMDYIKAIETELGREIKKNFMPLQAGDVPSTYADVSDLIEDFDYKPNTSVNDGVARFVKWYVDYYKVKI; translated from the coding sequence ATGAAGATTTTAGTTACTGGAACAGCTGGATTTATAGGATTTCATCTAAGCCGTGAGCTAGCTAAGCGTGGCGATGAAGTGGTCGGATTTGACTGTATAAATGATTATTACGATATAAATTTAAAATACGCAAGGCTAAACGAACTTGGTATCAAACGTGAAAATATAGAAGAAAACATAGCCGTTGGTTCTAGTATTTATCCAAATTTAAGCTTCATAAAAGCAGATTTAAGCGACCTTAAAACTATGAAAAAGCTTTTTGAAGAGAGCTCGTTTGACTGCATAGTAAATTTAGCCGCACAAGCAGGAGTTCGCTACTCACTCATCAATCCACACGCTTATATAAATAGCAATATTTTAGGCTTTACAAATATACTTGAGTGCTGCCGTAATTATGGCGTAAAAAACCTAGTATATGCAAGCTCAAGCTCAGTTTATGGACTAAATGAGAAAATGCCGTTTTCCACTCACGATAGCGTAAATCATCCTATCAGTCTATACGCTGCAAGCAAGAAATCAAACGAGCTTATGGCTCACACTTATAGCCATCTTTTTGGATTTAGCACGACCGGACTAAGATTTTTTACCGTTTATGGCGAGTGGGGACGTCCTGATATGGCTCTGTTTTTATTTACCAAAGCTGCCTTAGAGGGCAAAACTATAGATGTTTATAACTACGGCAAGATGAAAAGAGACTTTACCTACGTGGCTGATATCATAAAAGGTATAATAAAATGCGTAGATAATAGAGCTTTGCCAAATTTAGCTTGGGATGCTAAAAATCCAGATCCAGCTACTTCAAGCGCACCTTATAAAATTTATAATATCGGTAACAACTCTCCAACCTCTCTAATGGACTACATAAAGGCGATCGAGACAGAACTAGGACGAGAAATCAAGAAAAATTTTATGCCGCTTCAAGCAGGTGATGTTCCTTCGACTTACGCTGATGTGAGCGATCTAATAGAGGACTTTGACTATAAGCCAAATACTAGCGTAAATGACGGAGTTGCAAGATTTGTGAAGTGGTATGTTGATTATTATAAAGTAAAAATTTGA
- a CDS encoding DNA ligase: MKFLALLLALFLGLKAEVMLLKEYNDENLSGWYASEKYDGIRAIWDGKNLKSRNDKIINAPKWWLKDFPSFAIDGELWSERGEFEFISSVVSSFDDKGWENIKFMIFDVPNASGNLLERLDILREFLKQNPNKFIKIIEQKKLNSNEDAFAFLDDITNGGGEGVVVRNANAPYKKGRSGEILKLKKFKDSECKVVKLQSGKGKFKGLLGSLICVDIFSNVEFKIGSGFSDEQRANPPQIGSIITYKYQSLTKFKKPRFPVFLRVRSDNNLTR, from the coding sequence TTGAAGTTTTTAGCCCTGTTATTAGCCCTTTTTTTAGGTTTAAAAGCCGAAGTTATGCTATTAAAAGAGTATAATGATGAAAATTTAAGTGGTTGGTATGCTAGTGAGAAGTATGATGGCATAAGAGCTATTTGGGATGGTAAGAATTTAAAAAGCAGAAATGATAAGATCATCAACGCTCCAAAATGGTGGCTAAAAGATTTTCCGAGTTTTGCTATAGATGGTGAGCTTTGGAGTGAGCGAGGTGAGTTTGAGTTTATCAGCTCAGTGGTAAGCTCTTTTGATGATAAAGGTTGGGAAAATATCAAATTTATGATATTTGACGTGCCAAACGCTAGTGGAAATTTGCTTGAGAGACTAGATATTTTGCGTGAGTTTTTAAAGCAAAATCCAAATAAATTTATAAAAATAATAGAACAAAAAAAGCTAAACTCAAACGAAGATGCTTTTGCGTTTTTAGATGACATTACAAATGGCGGTGGCGAGGGCGTAGTCGTAAGAAACGCAAACGCACCTTATAAAAAAGGCAGAAGTGGTGAAATTTTAAAGCTCAAAAAATTTAAAGATAGTGAATGCAAAGTCGTCAAACTGCAAAGCGGTAAAGGTAAATTTAAAGGGCTTTTGGGTTCGCTTATTTGTGTTGATATTTTTAGTAATGTAGAGTTTAAGATCGGCTCTGGATTTAGCGATGAGCAAAGGGCAAACCCGCCACAAATTGGCTCAATCATCACATATAAATACCAAAGTTTAACTAAATTTAAAAAGCCTAGATTTCCTGTATTTTTACGTGTTAGAAGTGATAATAATTTAACAAGATAA
- a CDS encoding nucleotide sugar dehydrogenase — MEDIKIGIIGLGYVGMPLAAAFSDAFSVVGFDLNEKRINELKNGIDRTLELDEEQMAKVLKNGMKFSINLDDIRECNFYIVTVPTPIDKNNRPDLTPLYKSSASLAKVLKKGDIVVYESTVYPGVTEDECVPVLETSGLKFGVDFECGYSPERINPGDKEHTVTKIKKIISASSPKALKTIEAVYSKIIKAGVYKASSIKVAEAAKVIENTQRDINIAFVNELLMIFDKMKIDTNEVLDAAATKWNFLNFRPGLVGGHCIGVDPYYLTHKAQEIGYHPEIILAGRRINDNMGIYHANQSIKMMIKNGLKVNGAKVLVLGITFKENCPDIRNSRVIDVIKELKEFGCNVDVYDPWADANDVKKEYGLELLENLNLDGYECVILAVAHKEFLSVDFSKCLSYKIKRI; from the coding sequence ATGGAAGATATAAAAATAGGGATTATCGGTCTTGGATACGTCGGAATGCCTTTAGCTGCGGCGTTTAGCGATGCTTTTAGTGTTGTAGGATTTGACCTAAATGAAAAACGAATAAATGAGCTAAAAAATGGTATCGATAGAACTCTTGAATTAGATGAAGAACAGATGGCTAAAGTGTTAAAAAATGGTATGAAATTTAGTATAAATTTAGACGACATAAGAGAGTGTAACTTTTACATAGTCACCGTTCCAACACCGATAGATAAAAATAATCGCCCAGATCTTACTCCGCTTTATAAATCAAGCGCTAGTTTAGCAAAAGTGCTTAAAAAAGGCGATATAGTAGTATATGAAAGCACGGTTTATCCAGGAGTTACTGAAGATGAGTGCGTGCCTGTGCTTGAGACTAGCGGACTTAAATTTGGTGTGGATTTTGAGTGCGGATATAGTCCTGAGCGTATAAATCCGGGTGATAAAGAGCACACAGTTACAAAAATCAAAAAAATTATATCCGCAAGTAGTCCTAAAGCTCTTAAAACCATAGAAGCTGTTTATAGCAAGATCATTAAAGCAGGGGTTTATAAGGCTAGTAGCATAAAAGTAGCTGAAGCTGCAAAAGTCATAGAAAATACGCAACGCGACATAAATATCGCCTTTGTAAATGAGCTACTTATGATATTTGATAAGATGAAGATAGACACGAATGAAGTGCTTGATGCGGCCGCGACTAAGTGGAACTTTTTAAATTTCCGCCCAGGACTTGTGGGTGGGCATTGCATAGGCGTGGATCCATACTATCTTACGCATAAAGCCCAGGAGATCGGCTATCATCCAGAGATCATTTTAGCAGGACGTAGGATAAATGACAATATGGGAATTTACCACGCAAATCAGTCTATTAAAATGATGATAAAAAATGGTTTGAAAGTAAATGGTGCTAAAGTTTTGGTGCTTGGGATCACTTTTAAAGAAAACTGCCCTGATATCCGCAACTCAAGAGTTATCGATGTGATAAAAGAGCTTAAAGAGTTTGGTTGTAATGTAGATGTTTATGATCCTTGGGCGGATGCAAATGATGTGAAAAAAGAGTACGGCTTGGAGCTTTTAGAAAATTTAAATTTAGATGGATATGAATGCGTGATCTTGGCTGTAGCACACAAAGAGTTTTTAAGCGTAGATTTTAGCAAATGCTTGTCTTATAAAATCAAACGAATTTAA
- a CDS encoding O-antigen ligase family protein, protein MTHIKQRLEDWQILVFKTILFIWVVSLPFKNAIYQISFVMLDLFFIIHLLCTQNFGIIKDILYKTRFLGLAFAGIVLSMVISNLLNPEYLSSKSWSHTILFIFRYGLIFVALAYFYRLDYFSKKEIIYFIFAGLILLGMTAVFYLAMTPGLISHISGGLSGSLGSRTGFGLFVGLGFVLSFVLIKNKILMPFLVIFFTFFTVFSFARSSWVASATAIAIFLILKFKKIEKKHIILLITLAILIAIFYLSYSSLQNRVEALISLNTTYRTLIWQYSLDMILQNPLFGYGIGSFGNLPNSPILQSPDWNSTHNLILEALLYTGIFGSIFCLYMITMTFIKAFKTKNYELFAIFTYLFIISQFDFGAYMSKELLSFIVIFTFLAYLDDFKEQN, encoded by the coding sequence ATGACGCACATAAAACAAAGGCTAGAGGACTGGCAAATTTTAGTCTTTAAGACTATTTTATTTATTTGGGTAGTGTCATTGCCGTTTAAAAATGCCATTTATCAGATATCTTTTGTGATGCTAGATCTGTTTTTTATAATACATCTTTTATGCACTCAAAATTTCGGTATCATAAAAGATATTTTATATAAGACAAGATTTTTAGGCTTAGCATTTGCTGGTATAGTGTTGTCGATGGTCATATCAAATTTATTAAATCCAGAGTATTTATCAAGTAAAAGTTGGAGCCACACTATACTTTTTATTTTTAGGTATGGACTGATTTTTGTAGCCTTAGCATACTTTTATAGGCTTGATTATTTTAGCAAAAAAGAGATTATTTATTTTATTTTTGCTGGGCTTATCTTGCTAGGTATGACGGCTGTTTTTTATCTAGCTATGACACCGGGGCTAATTAGCCATATAAGTGGTGGATTGAGCGGGTCTTTAGGGAGTAGAACCGGTTTTGGGCTATTTGTCGGACTTGGTTTTGTTTTAAGCTTTGTTTTAATTAAAAATAAAATTTTAATGCCTTTTTTGGTTATATTTTTTACTTTTTTTACCGTTTTTTCATTTGCAAGGTCATCTTGGGTAGCAAGTGCTACGGCTATAGCCATTTTTTTAATACTTAAATTTAAAAAAATAGAAAAAAAACATATCATACTTCTAATTACACTTGCTATTTTAATAGCCATATTTTATTTGAGTTATAGCTCATTACAAAATAGAGTTGAAGCGCTTATCTCTCTTAATACCACATACAGAACTTTAATATGGCAATATTCATTAGATATGATACTTCAAAATCCACTATTTGGATATGGAATTGGTTCTTTTGGAAATCTTCCAAATAGCCCGATTTTACAATCTCCTGATTGGAATTCCACTCACAATTTAATCTTAGAAGCACTTCTATACACAGGAATATTTGGTTCTATATTTTGCTTGTATATGATCACAATGACTTTCATAAAAGCATTCAAAACAAAAAACTACGAACTTTTTGCAATTTTTACGTATCTGTTTATAATTTCGCAGTTTGATTTTGGTGCATATATGTCAAAAGAACTGCTTAGTTTTATTGTTATTTTCACATTTCTAGCTTACTTAGATGATTTTAAGGAACAAAATTGA
- a CDS encoding 3'-5' exonuclease translates to MTKSEHICVFDCETVPDSDTLRKVFGYEGDDKEVAKRAMSEQKENTGSEFLPVCFHKVVAISAVMADKFGRFLRVSTMQGQDEEERITKFIQFINKFNPRLVSFNGRGFDIPMLMIRAMRYNISSPSYFDINDKENGKDKWTNYRSRYDGIFHLDLLDHISEFRSVSGLKLDHLCSSLNLPGKYDVHGDQVLDMFYNSELDKINEYCESDTLNTYWLFLKYELLRGNLTKDDYANYISVMSEFLNDQKQGMSYTDVFCRYVEDELKRLS, encoded by the coding sequence ATGACAAAGAGTGAGCATATTTGTGTATTTGATTGTGAAACTGTGCCAGATAGTGATACTTTAAGAAAAGTTTTTGGCTATGAAGGAGACGATAAGGAAGTTGCTAAACGCGCTATGAGTGAGCAAAAAGAGAACACCGGTAGCGAGTTTTTACCAGTTTGTTTTCATAAAGTAGTTGCTATATCGGCTGTTATGGCTGATAAATTTGGCAGATTTTTGCGAGTTTCAACGATGCAAGGGCAAGACGAAGAGGAAAGAATAACTAAATTTATCCAGTTTATTAATAAATTTAATCCGCGTTTAGTTAGCTTTAATGGTCGTGGATTTGATATCCCTATGCTTATGATTAGGGCGATGCGATACAATATATCCTCTCCATCGTATTTTGATATCAATGATAAAGAAAACGGCAAAGATAAATGGACAAATTACAGAAGTAGATATGATGGCATTTTCCATCTAGATTTGCTTGATCATATCAGCGAGTTTAGATCAGTAAGCGGACTAAAGCTAGATCATCTTTGTAGTAGCTTAAATTTACCCGGAAAGTACGACGTGCATGGCGATCAAGTTCTTGATATGTTTTACAATTCAGAGCTTGATAAGATAAATGAATACTGCGAAAGCGATACTTTAAATACTTACTGGTTATTTTTAAAATACGAGCTTTTAAGAGGAAATTTGACAAAAGATGATTACGCTAATTATATAAGTGTGATGAGTGAATTTTTAAATGATCAAAAGCAAGGTATGAGCTATACTGACGTATTTTGCAGATATGTAGAAGATGAGCTAAAAAGGCTTAGTTAA
- a CDS encoding glycosyltransferase family 4 protein: MKIVQILPELNEGGVERGVIDINRALAQNNFKSFVISKGGKLAEHISRDGGKHIKFNVFSKNIFSFIFRVFGLRKILKEISPDIIHVRSRLPAWLIFFANKTLKLKVVSTVHGLNSPNFYSKIMTKADAIIVPSNCVKEHILKYFKADIKKITIIARGVDLKTFNPSNLDKNFIEEFKAKFGIQNGDFIITSVGRITELKDYETFIKAVSLLAKTQKIKALIVGSSHKKKQRYFKSLQDLVVNLGLKNSVIFTGNQSKIAEIYALSDVVVSSSKKPESFGRSVAEAIALNTPVVASNHGGVKDIIIKGQNGFFFEIGDFNGLANMILQARELKFDGFEYIKSNFSFEQMFDKTIKIYEETAK; this comes from the coding sequence ATGAAAATAGTTCAAATACTTCCTGAGCTAAACGAAGGCGGCGTAGAACGTGGAGTTATCGATATAAACAGAGCTTTAGCTCAAAATAACTTTAAATCCTTTGTCATAAGCAAAGGTGGAAAACTAGCAGAACATATATCGCGTGATGGTGGAAAACATATTAAATTTAACGTATTTAGTAAAAATATATTTAGTTTTATATTTAGAGTTTTTGGACTTAGAAAAATCCTAAAAGAGATAAGCCCTGACATCATTCACGTTCGCTCTCGCTTACCAGCTTGGCTTATATTTTTTGCAAATAAAACACTTAAACTCAAAGTCGTAAGTACGGTTCATGGACTAAATTCGCCGAATTTTTACAGCAAAATAATGACTAAAGCAGATGCCATCATAGTGCCAAGCAACTGCGTAAAAGAGCATATTTTAAAATATTTTAAAGCTGATATTAAAAAGATTACGATCATTGCGCGCGGTGTCGATCTAAAAACGTTTAATCCTTCAAATTTAGATAAAAATTTCATAGAAGAGTTTAAAGCTAAATTTGGTATCCAAAATGGAGATTTTATCATCACATCAGTAGGCAGGATAACTGAGCTAAAAGACTATGAAACGTTTATAAAAGCAGTATCTTTATTAGCCAAAACTCAAAAAATAAAAGCTCTTATAGTAGGATCGTCTCATAAAAAAAAGCAACGATATTTTAAAAGTCTGCAAGATTTAGTTGTAAATTTAGGGCTTAAAAATAGTGTGATATTTACAGGAAATCAGAGCAAAATAGCAGAAATTTATGCCTTAAGCGATGTAGTAGTAAGTAGCTCAAAAAAGCCAGAAAGTTTTGGAAGAAGTGTGGCTGAGGCTATAGCTTTAAATACTCCAGTTGTCGCAAGTAATCACGGCGGCGTAAAAGACATAATCATAAAAGGACAAAATGGATTTTTCTTTGAAATAGGCGATTTTAATGGACTTGCAAATATGATTTTACAAGCTAGAGAGCTTAAATTTGATGGATTTGAGTATATAAAAAGCAACTTTTCATTTGAACAAATGTTTGATAAAACTATAAAAATTTACGAGGAGACTGCAAAATGA
- a CDS encoding lysophospholipid acyltransferase family protein, which translates to MREKLEYFFVVFIIKTSKILPIKFTYKMFEFIGILLFYILKSRRNLAISNLKKALNLNEKEAYETTKKTFQSIAKTACESILIYNDKFDFEKNINEKEFIKKSFKEISKLSKGALLITAHFGNWEALSHYVAKIGYPQLVIAREGNNELIETKITKPSRQKFGNILAYKHEAMSKMVKQLKNGGLVGLLPDLNSGKGANGIKSNFFGMPCYTIKSVAAIVLKYQVPVIAIFLRRKNDGSYEPIIKKLEFTLSKDNEIDTKNIVQTCNDTIESVIRSAPEQWFWVHNRWKNYDE; encoded by the coding sequence ATGAGAGAAAAACTTGAATACTTTTTTGTAGTTTTCATAATCAAAACAAGCAAAATCTTACCGATCAAATTTACATATAAAATGTTTGAGTTTATAGGAATACTGCTATTTTATATACTAAAATCAAGAAGAAATTTAGCCATATCAAATTTAAAAAAAGCTCTAAATTTAAATGAAAAAGAAGCATACGAAACTACCAAAAAAACATTCCAAAGTATAGCAAAAACAGCTTGTGAAAGTATTTTGATATACAATGATAAATTTGATTTTGAAAAAAACATAAACGAAAAAGAATTTATAAAAAAATCCTTTAAAGAGATATCTAAGCTTAGCAAAGGCGCCCTACTCATAACAGCTCATTTTGGCAACTGGGAAGCGCTTTCACACTATGTCGCAAAGATAGGATATCCGCAGTTAGTCATAGCTAGAGAAGGCAATAATGAACTCATAGAAACTAAAATCACAAAGCCATCTAGACAAAAATTTGGAAATATTTTAGCCTATAAGCACGAGGCAATGAGTAAAATGGTAAAGCAGCTAAAAAATGGCGGACTTGTGGGTCTCTTGCCTGATCTAAACTCAGGCAAAGGAGCAAATGGTATAAAAAGTAATTTTTTTGGAATGCCTTGCTATACGATAAAATCAGTTGCCGCGATTGTTTTAAAGTATCAAGTGCCAGTCATCGCGATATTTTTAAGAAGAAAAAACGACGGAAGCTATGAACCTATTATAAAAAAACTTGAATTTACACTTAGCAAAGACAACGAAATAGACACAAAAAATATAGTTCAAACTTGCAATGACACCATAGAAAGCGTCATAAGATCAGCACCTGAGCAATGGTTTTGGGTACATAACAGATGGAAAAACTACGATGAATAA